Genomic window (Blattabacterium cuenoti):
TTTCTATCTATACTATAATTAAAATTGTAAAAAATATGTTGAAAAACAATAATCTATTTCTTAAAAAGAAAGTTTTGTATCTTGGTATTTTTAATACCTTTATTTAAAAAAAAACAAAAATATAAAACAATGATTCTAAGATATAATACAGACGAAATTGACAACACTATTGTTAGAAAACTAAATATTAACGCTAGAACTCCCTATACTGAAATTAGTAAACAAATTAGTAAAGAAATTAAACCATTATCTGTTGGAACAGTTCATGTGAGAGTAAAAAAATTAGAAGATGCAGGAATTATAAAGGGGAGTACTTTAATTATAGGATATGAATCATTAGGGTTTCATTTAATAGCTTTTGTAGGTATTTTATCAGATTCTCACGAATCTAAATTTGTTAAAGAAGAATTAAAAAAAATACCGAATATCGTCCAACTATATATCACTTCAGGAAAATATAATCTGTTTTGTAGAATTATTGCTAGAGATCCTTTAGATGCAAGAGATGTTATTTCTAAAATAGGAGAAATAAAAGGAGTACTTAGAACAGAATCTACTATTTGTTTAGAAGAAAGCATAAATGATGAAAATAGATTGTTATCCAACATACTACAAAGACATAAAACATATTATAAAAAAAAAACATCATTATAATGA
Coding sequences:
- a CDS encoding Lrp/AsnC family transcriptional regulator; amino-acid sequence: MILRYNTDEIDNTIVRKLNINARTPYTEISKQISKEIKPLSVGTVHVRVKKLEDAGIIKGSTLIIGYESLGFHLIAFVGILSDSHESKFVKEELKKIPNIVQLYITSGKYNLFCRIIARDPLDARDVISKIGEIKGVLRTESTICLEESINDENRLLSNILQRHKTYYKKKTSL